Proteins from a genomic interval of Choristoneura fumiferana chromosome 12, NRCan_CFum_1, whole genome shotgun sequence:
- the LOC141433750 gene encoding uncharacterized protein: MEKLRFKFMVLGSTDGKTNLICITSIETPDGCIFEIPDELKPVSKHTAILSTDIFTKIKNSLKKRHQSRAVWIPLNTELRKIYLDEGENVQFGEQYLNEITGDTTPSQNNASNNAPEKKSIGKTAERFLIEKFSNKTSNADQWISEFESECDRFEIIQDVEKIEILKHLLEKQCLDWYSSMLIKLTVNSEWAVWKENFCETYGNKGWSQVKYAFSFRFQAGSLLEYATKKERLLLEVNKQIDTQTMINLIVMGLPDYIMDKIDKETVKSTASLYNEIGKHEYVVNRKYFSKNKRTAYDYKVKSDKIKPCTICENLNKGVRFHPEDKCWFKQTEEYNHKRINSKAVNNSVIDVELNNNDKKNE, encoded by the coding sequence ATGGAAAAGCTACGATTTAAATTTATGGTACTGGGGTCCACGGATGGAAAAACTAATTTGATATGCATAACCTCTATTGAGACACCGGACGGATGTATTTTTGAGATCCCAGATGAATTAAAACCCGTAAGTAAGCACACGGCCATATTATCTACagatatatttacaaaaataaaaaactcgcTTAAAAAAAGGCATCAATCACGTGCAGTATGGATACCTCTAAATACGGAATTGAGAAAAATATATCTAGACGAAGGCGAGAACGTACAGTTTGGCGAACAATATTTAAACGAGATTACAGGTGATACAACACCTTCACAGAATAATGCTAGCAATAATGCACCAGAGAAAAAGAGTATTGGCAAAACTGCTGAACGGTTTTTGATcgaaaaattttcaaataaaacatcaaATGCTGACCAATGGATTAGCGAGTTTGAGAGCGAATGTGATAGATTCGAAATTATACAGGATGTagaaaaaattgagattttaaaacATCTACTAGAAAAACAGTGCCTAGATTGGTATAGTAGTATGTTAATAAAGTTGACAGTGAATTCCGAATGGGCAGTATGGAAAGAAAATTTTTGCGAAACATACGGAAATAAAGGTTGGTCTCAAGTTAAATATGCATTTTCATTTAGATTTCAAGCTGGATCGTTATTGGAATATGCGACAAAAAAAGAAAGACTGCTATTAGAGGTTAACAAGCAAATTGACACCCAAACAATGATAAATCTTATTGTAATGGGATTGCCAGATTATATAATGGATAAAATTGATAAAGAAACAGTGAAGTCAACTGCAAGCCTTTACAATGAAATTGGAAAACATGAATATGTAGTAAACAGAAAGTATTTCAGCAAGAATAAAAGAACTGCCTATGATTATAAAGTAAAGTctgataaaataaaaccatgtacgatttgtgaaaatttaaataaaggcGTTAGGTTCCATCCCGAAGACAAGTGTTGGTTCAAACAGACAGAAGAATATAACCATAAGAGAATAAATAGTAAAGCCGTAAATAATTCAGTGATTGATGTCGAACTCAATAATaacgataaaaaaaacgaataa